ATTCGGCGGATTTCTTCGCCGCGCGGGTTGAGCTTAGCAAGGTCTACGATCTCCTCGCGCCCGTTCTTTTCTCGGTGATACAGGATTTCGCCATCAATCACACGACCGGGCGGGTTGATGAGTTGGAGAATCGAGAAGCCCGTAACGGATTTACCGCAGCCGCTTTCGCCAAGCACGCCGAGCGTCTTACCGGGCTGAATATCGAAGCTGACGCCATCAACGGCACGGACCACGCCGCCTTCAGTGAAGAAATGCGTCCGTAAATCTTTGACTTGAAGTAACACGTTATTCGTTGTCATAACTAACGACTACTTTGCAAATGGGTCTGCGGCATCGCGCAAGCCATCACCCAGGAAGTTAAAAGCGATGACGGTTGCAATGACGAAGATAGCGGGCGTAAGGATCCAGGGCTGCTGCAAGAGAACCCGCACATGCTGTGCATCGCTCAAGAGGAGGCCCCAACTGACCAGCGGTGAACGAATACCCAACCCCAGGAAGCTAAGCGATGTTTCGCCCAGGATCATGCCAGGGATGGAAGTTGTCGCGACGACGATGATATGCCCCATGGTATTTGGCAGTAAGTGACGCGTGATAATGCGCCAGTTGCTGCAATTGGAATAACGCGCCGCTGTGACAAAATCAGCTTCTCGCAGGGCATAGACCATGCTGCGCGTCTGGCGGGCAAGCGACCCCCAGCTGAGGACTGCCAGCACAATCGTGATCGCAAAATACGTGCGATCAGAAGGCCAGTTGTTCGGGATCAACGTTGCCAGGGCCAGCCAGAGCGGCAATTGGGGGAACGACATCAAAAGCTCAATGATGCGCTGCATGACGTCATCAAATACGCCGCCAATGTACCCGGAGGCAATACCGAGGATAGAGCCGAAGACCAGCGTCAGGCCAACGCCCACCAGGCCAACAGATAGCGATACCTGAGCACCGTACCAGACGCGGCTGAAAATATCTCGCCCCTGGGAATCCGTCCCAAATAGGAACAATCGGCCCGGTTCTTCAACGCCAAATAAGTGAATATCCGATTCAAAAATACCGAGAATTGTATATTCAGGGCCATGTACGAATAACTGAAGCGGATATTTTTCTTCCGGTACGATTTCAAACGTTTTACGGAATGTTGCCGGGTCAACGGCGGATTCAACCGCATAAGCGAATGGAACCAGGTGGAAGTTACCTTCAGTATCGAAGAAATGCAGTCCTTGCGGTCGCATAGAGACATACTGGCTGTACACCATGCGTGGATCATGTGGTGCGATAAACCCGGCGAAGATCGCTGAGAGATACATCAGGATCAGGAAGACGCCGCCCAAAACCGCCAGCCGATTCCGCTTAAAGCGTAACCACGTCAGGCGACCAACGGAAACGACATTTTCGTCGTCTTTTTTGCGTTCCTCGCGCGCCACTGTGTTATTCTCTGTGTTTCGTGAGATGTCCATACGATTGATATGCCTTCTACGCGCTACGAGAACCGGATACGCGGGTCGAGCCACGCCAGCAAAATGTCGGAGACGAGCGTCCCTACCAAGACCAGGAACCCGATCAACGTCAGGATGGCACCCGCAAGATAGATATCCTGCGACTGGGTCGCCGTCAGATAAGTGACTTGAATTGTCGGGAGATCGAGCACGACGCTTGTGATGACAAAGCCGTTGATCAAATAAGCGAGCGTCTGGCTCAGCGCGCCAATCAGAGGATGCAGCGCATTGCGGAAGGCATGTTTCCAGACGACTGTCCGCTCTGGGACGCCTTTCGCCCGCAGGGCCGTCACATAATTTTTACCGAGTTCATCCAGCAGGTTGCCGCGCATGACGCGCATCACGAATGCCATACCGGTGATCACGACTGCGCTGACGGGCAGCCAGATATGCTTTAGAACATCGACGACCAGTTCAAGAGATAGCGATTGCCCCACATACTGCGGGGACTGAAGCCCGGTTAAGACTTCGCCATTGAGCCGCCAGGCAAAAACAAGGAAAACAAGAGCAATCAAGAAATCAGGTAAGCCCAGCCCAACAAACGAAATAGTCGTCAAGAAATTATCAGCTTTTGAATATTGGTGCGTTGCTGAGTAAACGCCCAGCACAATGCCCAGCCCCCACGAGAGGATGAATGTGCAAAGTGAGACCGCGACAGTCGCGCCAAGCTTGCTTGAAATGATCGTGCTAACTTGCTCACCCGTCGCCAGGGAGATGCCAAAATCGCCCTGCACCATCCCAACAGTCCAATCCACAAAGCGCAGCAAAAAGGGCTTATCGAGGCCGAATTGTTCGCGCATTGCGGCTTCCTGGGCAGCAGCATCCCGGTTACCTCCCAGGCTTTGAGAACGGATGTAATCCGTAACATAATCGCCTGGTGGCAGTTCCATGATGAGGAACCCGACAAAGGCGATCAGGATCATCGATGGGATGAACTGTATCAGCCGCCTTGTGATGTACTGCGTCATGCTTTCTACTCCCATCATATGTGAGGGGGCAGACTACCCCCTCACATATTGGCTTATTATTGCTTACTCGTCTTGATCAATGTAGAACTGCTCAGGATCTGCGGTACCTGGATAACCCAGATCCCAGGAGCCTACGAGGCCAATTTCCGGCACGTTGTGGAAGTTGTTCTTCACGATGACCGGGCTTGGATGCTGCCCAATTGTACCAATCGTGATCGGGCCTTCTTCAACATGGATGCGGTAAGCATCGAGCAGTGCAGCATTACGTTCTTCCGGCGTGGTCGCGGAGACAGCGACGGAATAAGCTTCTTGCAGTCTTTCCAGCATGGAGCCTTCGCGCGGTGCAACACCTTCGTCACCACCCGTCTGGTAGTACTGGCCGATGTTCATACCACCCATACCCCATTCGACGCCTTCGACAGGTGCCCATACGGAAGGTGCGGACAGCAGGCCCCAACCAGCAGCGCTCGGCCATGCGAAGATTTCGACTTCGCCAGCTTCATTTGCGTTACCGTATTCTTCCCAGGACATCTGGCCGATGTGGGTCCTGATGCCAACAGCTTCCCAGTCCAGTTGGATCAGTTCAAGGCTCTGGTTCACCTTGGTGTCATCCTGGAATTCATCAATGGTGAGTTCCAGCGTTGTGCCGTCCGGGCGTTCGCGGAAGCCGTCGCCATCGGTATCGACAACACCGATTGAATCGAGCAAGCTCATCGCTTGTTCAGGGTCATATTCGATGTACTGGTTGGCCCACTCTTCGTAGATTTCCTGGCCTTCTGGGCTTTGGAATTCTTCAGCTTGCGGGTTCATCGCAGCCTGACGCGGTGTCGCAAGGCCCAGCGCGGTCACTTCGTTGATGCGGTCACGGTTGATCGAGACGGAAAGTGCCTGACGGAATGCCTGTGTATACATCAGGTCTTCCAGGCCATCATCAGCCAGATCGTACATCAGCATCAGCCACGGCCATGCGAAGTCGCCACGATCCCACATGATCACGTGGTAACCACCAGCTTCAGCACTTTCGAGGATCAGCGGAACGTCTTGCAGGGCAATATCACGGACCTGCATGTCCAGTTCACCGGCGATAGCCTTCAAAGCAACCTGTTCTGAAACAGCGCCTGATGCAATTTCGACCTGAATGTTCTCGATATAGGGCAGTTGGTTGCCTTCAGTATCGACCTTCCAGTAGTACGGGTTGCGGGTCAGGGTTGCGACCTGGTCAGCAACGTAGCTTGTCACCATCCATGGGCCGATGGTCGGCATGTCAGGGTAGTGCAGGCGTGTATCCGTGTTGTAACGGTTCATCAACTCGGTGGTGTCCGTCACATCCGCATTGTAATCCGGGTGGAACTGCTTCATGTAATGAGCAGGGACAATCGACTGCGCTGAGTTCCACGGGCCGCGTGAGTGACCTTCAAGGAACAGCGGGTTCGGAGCGGCGAACGTAAACGTCAGCGTATAATCATCAACTTTTTCCAGCGTCATCATCTCGCCATTGACGACAGTACCACCTGCCGGATCAACGGGGATATTTTCATTGAGGACGAGGTCGTTCCACCAGAACAGGTAATCATTGGCTGTCAGCGGCTCGCCATCGGACCACTTGATGCCCTGGCGGAAGTGAGCTGTCAGGACGGTGGCGTCATCGTTCCATTCGTAAGATTCCAACACGTTAGGACGGAAGCCAGATGCGTCACGATTCCATTTCAGGAACCCTTCGACGCCTGTGGTCATCAGCGTGAAGCCGAGGTTGTTATTCTCATCCAGCATGTGCCACGTGCCACCATATTCACCTGTTTGTTCAACGGGTTCGATGACAATCGGGCTTTCCGGGAGGCGTTCAGCAACGGGCGGGAGTTCCCCAGCGGCGACTTTTTCCGCCAGTGAGGGCGCTTCGTTATAAGTCATATCCTGGGCGACGACTGCGCCGCCAACGACTATGCAAAGAGCAAGTACAGTTAAAAAGCGTTTCAACATGGCTTTGATACCCCTGATACTGCTAATTATTCGACAAACTTTTTTTCGACAAATTCTAAACCCATTAAGCTCGTAACGATTGCGACTCCTTTCTCGGTTTTGCGTGATCTACGCATAAGGTCAACAACACATTGACCCTATTCCACGCGCCGAATATGCAGCATCTGGCTTACAAAGCTGCCCTTCATTGCCAGTGGGACGCCTCGCTTCATGAGTGCTTGACCACTCATCGTGAGGTCGAATTCTTCAACATGGTAGGTCGCTTCTGGCTCAAGACCTTCCAGGTGCAGCGCAATACGATATTCACCAAACTGTGAGGCGCTGAGGAACGCAAAGGCGATCACTTCATGCCCATCAGGATGCACAAATTCAAAGGCGGAAAGCGCCCCTTCGCGCGGGGAACGCAGGCGATAGAATGCGCCGAACTGCACCGTCTCGCGGATCGCCTTGTATTGGGCGATAAAATCAGCGGTTTGTTCCAGGTCGGCTTCCGGCCATTTCGTCAGGTCTGCACCGATGCCGAGAACGCCCATCATCGCCAGATGGAAGCGGTATTCTAAGGAAGTTGAGCGGCGGCCATTGATCCAGATCGGATCTGTGACCCACATCATGCGGGTGAGTGGCGCATGGGCCAGCGTGAACCCTTCCTGAATGAACAAATCATCAAAGGGGTCGGTGTTGTCGCTCATCCAGAACTGCTCAGCATAGCGCATCACACCCAGATCAACGCGGCCACCACCTCCTGAGCACGATTCAAAAATCACACCGGGATGTTTCTCGCGCACCTGGCGCAGGACATCATAGACACCCTGTGTATGCCGCACCCAGATTTCACGGTCGCGGCCTGCCGGGGCATCTGCCCAGCCCGGTTCGCTAAAGTGGCGGTTCATATCCCACTTGATGAACTTGATGTCATTATGGCTCAGCAGATCATCCAGGAAGCCCACCATGAAGGCCTGCACATCTGGACGAGAGACATTCAAGACACTTTGATTGCGTCCGAGGCTGCGCGGGCGGTTCGGGAATTCATAAATCCAATCAGGATGCTCACGGTATAGGTCACTATCCGGGTTCACCATCTCCGGCTCCACCCAAATGCCGAAGTCCATGCCCAATTCCTTCACCCGCTCGATCAGCGGGCCAAGTCCTTCGGGGAACTTCTGCTTATTGACGTACCAGTCACCCAGGCCAGCGCGGTCATGATTGCGCTCACCAAACCAGCCATCATCCATGACGAATAGTTCCACACCCAGGCGAGCGGCAATTTCCGCCGCTTTAACCTGGTTTTCGTAATGAACGTCGAACTCCGTCACATACCATGAGTTATAGACAATGGGGCGAGCCTGCTTGACCGTCTCCGCCGGCAGGACATGCGCGATTTCATAGGCATG
The Phototrophicus methaneseepsis DNA segment above includes these coding regions:
- a CDS encoding ABC transporter permease produces the protein MDISRNTENNTVAREERKKDDENVVSVGRLTWLRFKRNRLAVLGGVFLILMYLSAIFAGFIAPHDPRMVYSQYVSMRPQGLHFFDTEGNFHLVPFAYAVESAVDPATFRKTFEIVPEEKYPLQLFVHGPEYTILGIFESDIHLFGVEEPGRLFLFGTDSQGRDIFSRVWYGAQVSLSVGLVGVGLTLVFGSILGIASGYIGGVFDDVMQRIIELLMSFPQLPLWLALATLIPNNWPSDRTYFAITIVLAVLSWGSLARQTRSMVYALREADFVTAARYSNCSNWRIITRHLLPNTMGHIIVVATTSIPGMILGETSLSFLGLGIRSPLVSWGLLLSDAQHVRVLLQQPWILTPAIFVIATVIAFNFLGDGLRDAADPFAK
- a CDS encoding ABC transporter substrate-binding protein — protein: MLKRFLTVLALCIVVGGAVVAQDMTYNEAPSLAEKVAAGELPPVAERLPESPIVIEPVEQTGEYGGTWHMLDENNNLGFTLMTTGVEGFLKWNRDASGFRPNVLESYEWNDDATVLTAHFRQGIKWSDGEPLTANDYLFWWNDLVLNENIPVDPAGGTVVNGEMMTLEKVDDYTLTFTFAAPNPLFLEGHSRGPWNSAQSIVPAHYMKQFHPDYNADVTDTTELMNRYNTDTRLHYPDMPTIGPWMVTSYVADQVATLTRNPYYWKVDTEGNQLPYIENIQVEIASGAVSEQVALKAIAGELDMQVRDIALQDVPLILESAEAGGYHVIMWDRGDFAWPWLMLMYDLADDGLEDLMYTQAFRQALSVSINRDRINEVTALGLATPRQAAMNPQAEEFQSPEGQEIYEEWANQYIEYDPEQAMSLLDSIGVVDTDGDGFRERPDGTTLELTIDEFQDDTKVNQSLELIQLDWEAVGIRTHIGQMSWEEYGNANEAGEVEIFAWPSAAGWGLLSAPSVWAPVEGVEWGMGGMNIGQYYQTGGDEGVAPREGSMLERLQEAYSVAVSATTPEERNAALLDAYRIHVEEGPITIGTIGQHPSPVIVKNNFHNVPEIGLVGSWDLGYPGTADPEQFYIDQDE
- a CDS encoding ABC transporter permease, whose translation is MTQYITRRLIQFIPSMILIAFVGFLIMELPPGDYVTDYIRSQSLGGNRDAAAQEAAMREQFGLDKPFLLRFVDWTVGMVQGDFGISLATGEQVSTIISSKLGATVAVSLCTFILSWGLGIVLGVYSATHQYSKADNFLTTISFVGLGLPDFLIALVFLVFAWRLNGEVLTGLQSPQYVGQSLSLELVVDVLKHIWLPVSAVVITGMAFVMRVMRGNLLDELGKNYVTALRAKGVPERTVVWKHAFRNALHPLIGALSQTLAYLINGFVITSVVLDLPTIQVTYLTATQSQDIYLAGAILTLIGFLVLVGTLVSDILLAWLDPRIRFS
- a CDS encoding alpha-galactosidase codes for the protein MPIFETTKSTDQQPLWILNTRNTAYAFGIDEDGFLEHIYWGTKLPLPADYEAPGAYSRRMNVERYSHEEFPVWGDYKFNEPALKARFADGVRAVLLAYAGSKIEQGEGVDTLTLTFNDPYYPLQVQLIYTVYEAYDLIERSAVLTNTGDEPIEIEQILSAVWEVPRRDGYELTTLNGKWGGEFQIQRVELPMGKQVVERRRGASGFDSNPFFALAPDGHTSENAGEVWFGALAFSGNWKFVIERTAFEQVTVSGGINDFDFLWRLEPGETFSTPIFVGGFTEKGYGEASRLLHAYEIAHVLPAETVKQARPIVYNSWYVTEFDVHYENQVKAAEIAARLGVELFVMDDGWFGERNHDRAGLGDWYVNKQKFPEGLGPLIERVKELGMDFGIWVEPEMVNPDSDLYREHPDWIYEFPNRPRSLGRNQSVLNVSRPDVQAFMVGFLDDLLSHNDIKFIKWDMNRHFSEPGWADAPAGRDREIWVRHTQGVYDVLRQVREKHPGVIFESCSGGGGRVDLGVMRYAEQFWMSDNTDPFDDLFIQEGFTLAHAPLTRMMWVTDPIWINGRRSTSLEYRFHLAMMGVLGIGADLTKWPEADLEQTADFIAQYKAIRETVQFGAFYRLRSPREGALSAFEFVHPDGHEVIAFAFLSASQFGEYRIALHLEGLEPEATYHVEEFDLTMSGQALMKRGVPLAMKGSFVSQMLHIRRVE